The genomic DNA CTTTGAAGCATAACCATTGCTATCAAATTAGAAAGTCTCCTCCTCTTGTCTCCCTTGACTTCCCTGACATCTGGACCCCTAATTCCCTGGACTATGATTGTTCTCCAATCCAGAAAGGCTGTAAGTAATTGTATCGCCGTTCCCCTTTTTTATAGCttaattatgtttgtttttaaatcaattaattcaaaCTGGAGGCAGCTTTGGTCTTTTGGCCTTGGTGGGTATTTTAGTTATTAGTCTCTCTTAATTCTGTCCTAACataagttattttctttttatagatATTAAGGGGAAATAGCTTGTGGGCCTGCATACTAATCACTTACCCTAACTTCATCCAATTAAGAAATCTTCACCTGTTTATCATTTTAAACAATCAGAAGCAATTGGACATACATCTGGAAACCTCTTCAATGTGATGGTTTCTCCATCTATAAGCTTTTGATTTAGGGAGGTGCTCTTAATGCACATTGTGCCTCTCTTGTCTGATATGGTTATCCATGTGAGTTGTACTATTATCTTTGTAAGCAAAAACTGTGTTTAATTCTCTTCTAAAACCAAATGCATGGATAGTGCTTTATAAGGTGAAAAGATTCTTATTTTACTTTAAGagggaagaaaataattttagagtGAATGTCattaaaattctcatttttcaGTTTGCTTGTAGTTGGCTAATTTGCCTTCTAAACTTAACCAACTCTTAAATTTTGCATTGAATTTAGATTGACTCATTTAAACTGTTCTATGAAGTTCTGTCCTAAAGAATTAGGAATTTAGAATTGATGAAAagcttttatataagatatggCTTTGAACCGTTTCCAATTCTAGGATCAGTAAAAGAGTATCTTCATATTGCcgaattttgattattttctttccctgaTTTTAATTGTGTTCACCCTGAGTTCTTTACCTTTTCTGTTTGCTTAGTGTGGTTGATATTTGACGTTCACCACAGCCAATGAGCAGACCGCTGCTGTAATTGATGGGAAGTCAATTTCTGAGGAAATCATATCAGGAATAGCTAGTGAAGTGCGCAGGATGAAGGAGTCTATTGGAAAGGTTCCTGGCTTGGCTGTGATCTTGGTTGGTCAAAGAAGGGACTCTCAAACTTATGTCCAGAACAAAATAAAAGCTTGCGAAGAAGCCAGAATCAAGTCTCTGATGGCTGAACTGCCTGAGGATTGTACAGAAGATGAAATTCTCAGTGCTTTGTCAAGCTTTAATGAGAATCCATCAATTCATGGTATTCTTGTGCAGCTTCCTCTTCCAAAAGTAATTTCTAAGAACTGTGCTACAGCTCCCGTTACTTTTATTACTATCTGCTGATCTGGAAGTACAGAATGTGAATATTTTGAATCCATGCAATTTATCAACTAGATTGAGTCAAAACTTTCTGAAATTTAGTTTCATAGAATTCCATACTGCAGTTCTGCTTTTTCTTCCTGGCCCACCAATCTGAAGTAGGTCATACCCATAAAGATATGATAGTTATAATTATCCAATTCTCCTTGAAGATTTGTATACATCTTCCAATCTTTTTAAGAAATCTAATCAGATATATAATACACACATCCTAGCCTGatgaaataattatatttggtaGATCCACTTGATTATGCCTACTTTCTTGTGAATTGTGAAACCTCTTAGTTGCACATGTGGATTAGTTTGGGTTTTgatgcaagaaaatgaaaccTGTTTCTGACATATCACATGGATGACTTTGCTAAAAATATGGGAACAGCATTTAGATGAGGAAAAGATTTTGAACATGGTGAGCCTAGAAAAAGATGTGGATGGCTTCAATCCACTGAATATGGGAAATCTTGCCATGCGCGGAAGGGAGCCACTGTTCATCCCCTGCACTGCAAAGGGTTGCATTGAGTTATTGCTCAGGTCTGGTGTGGAAATCATGGGGAAGAAAGCTGTGGTGATTGGAAGAAGCAACATTGCTGGATTGCCCACATCATTGCTGTTGCAGGTaactgttttatttatttattgcttaattttttttcatttagcatCTTTTACTGCAGCAGATTCTTCTTTATTAGAAAAACATGTCAAACTTTGTTTGTATCGTTTTGCAGAGGCACCATGCAACAGTCAGCATCCTACACGCATTGTCAAAGAACCCAGATCAGATCACCCGCCAAGCTGACATTGTGGTTTCAGCTGTGGGAGTGCCTAATCTTGTCCGTGGCCATTGGCTAAAGCCTGGTGCAGTTGTCATTGATGTGGGAACATACCCGGTTGAGGTAAATATTAGCCTCATTGTTTTGGATATGGCAAAGTGAAACTGCATTTAAGACTACTAGAATTTTAAGTTACAATTTGACTGGTATGCACGTTATCATGGTATGTGGGCATGCAACTGAATATTGGTTGGTGAGGCATTTTTCTCTGATTATAGATTAAATTAATGGATCCACAGGACCCCAGCTCCGAGTTTGGTTATCGCCTCGTTGGAGATGTGTGCTATGAGGAAGCATTAGGGGTAGCATCTGCCGTTACACCTGTACCAGGAGGTGTTGGACCCATGACAATCGCCATGCTCCTCTCCAACACTCTGGACTCTGCCAAGCGTGCTTATGACATTACTTGATCGGCCTTCAATTTATTATGACTTGGCTATTTGATGTTACATCCATTCAGACTTTCTTTGCATGAATACACCTGTACATTCCATTTTTTTGCTGCAACTAcatgtaataattatttactTTAATGGGTGAGATTGATTAGAGGCTGGTCTTCTTTGGCTGTCACAAATGAGTTCTAATTAGTGTGCTCCGGTATGTGTCCTCAATGGTTTCTTTCCATTACCCAATTTGAGAATGTAGAGTGCATTTCTTCCACAATCTTGTGAGGCATCGGTACCTAGATCTAGTAAACACCACTCCCTCTGTTGATATGCAATTCTGTCTTTTAGAATTCAATGATAAGAAATGGAAAGCGATTTCAAGTCTTTCTTCTATTCGTATTTTCTGGAATTATTAGAGGCCGGAGAAAATAtggttgaaatatttttaaggcATGTTAAACCTGATTGTAAAAGGACGATATTACACTTGACAGTAGAAATGTTAGTAGGAAACTTTAGCATAATTGTAGGGTAAGCTGGTTTTGACGTTTTTTGgtattcaatttaattataaaaagaaaaagtgattgATCGGGCAAATTTGTCATTGAAAACTCTTGGTTTCAATCCCAAATAATTCCTTCTTTGAAATTAAAGGAAACATAAAGACTAGTATGGTTGTTAGGTCACCTTCACAGGGATTTCCATCAGATTATGAATGATAATTGAATGAGCTTAAATAGGGATTATTTAAGATACCATGCAAACAAATTGATCAATTATGACAACTGCATATGGAACAATGATATTATACACCTCATTTTAGCTACAGATCACTTGCTCTCTTCAAGGTTATGCTCTTCGACGACTATACAAGTGTCTTTGGGTGATTTCTCAATGAAAATCCTCAGTTTGCGCCTCATATCCATAGCCCCAGTTGTCGTTTCTCCTTCTCACCGTCATTTTCCTCTTACCACGATGACTATCTGCTTTCCCTATGGCATGTTAATGAGTGTCTTTCTCAATGAAAAGCCATATTCGACACCCAGAGCTTTGCTACGGCTAAGGATTAC from Vitis riparia cultivar Riparia Gloire de Montpellier isolate 1030 chromosome 8, EGFV_Vit.rip_1.0, whole genome shotgun sequence includes the following:
- the LOC117919531 gene encoding bifunctional protein FolD 1, mitochondrial, which gives rise to MMMMMMKRITQSMTVMWQKGLKKNMPSTSRAVNTLKHNHCYQIRKSPPLVSLDFPDIWTPNSLDYDCSPIQKGSNEQTAAVIDGKSISEEIISGIASEVRRMKESIGKVPGLAVILVGQRRDSQTYVQNKIKACEEARIKSLMAELPEDCTEDEILSALSSFNENPSIHGILVQLPLPKHLDEEKILNMVSLEKDVDGFNPLNMGNLAMRGREPLFIPCTAKGCIELLLRSGVEIMGKKAVVIGRSNIAGLPTSLLLQRHHATVSILHALSKNPDQITRQADIVVSAVGVPNLVRGHWLKPGAVVIDVGTYPVEDPSSEFGYRLVGDVCYEEALGVASAVTPVPGGVGPMTIAMLLSNTLDSAKRAYDIT